Sequence from the Panicum virgatum strain AP13 chromosome 5N, P.virgatum_v5, whole genome shotgun sequence genome:
GTCTGATCTGCATCTTCCTCTTTGTTGGAGACAGCGACGACTTCGGGACCTATTTCGGTGTCGTCGGCGGGATCGGGCGAATCGAGGTTTTGCTCCTCCTGCTGGTTGCTGGAGCTCGAATCTGGAGGAGCTGGCGGTGGGCgtcctcggcgacggcgacggcgatggcggatCTTCCAGGTCAGTTCTGTAGTCCTCGGTGGGGGGCTTCTTGGGTGCGGGGCTGGCGGTGCTAGCTCCGGGACCCTCTGCTTCCGGTCGGCGGCTTcttggccggcggtggcggattGCTTCCACTCGTCGGCTTCTTGGCCGGCAGTGGCGGATTGGATGCCGGTCTTCACTTGTTGCGGAGATGGCAGATGTGCTTGGGCATTTACTCGGCTTCATCGCCTAGCAGTAAGTCCTCCTCTGCGGTCTCCACTTTGTGGACTTCGTCGCTGGTGCAGATGGCGGGTATTGCCTTGGCTCCGACGGACTGCGGTGGCCGGGATCGAGGAAGAAGCCGACCCTGGAACTTGGAGTGGCGTTTGTAATTTTCAATTTTCTAAGGGTCTTCTCTGTAAAAGGGCGGAGATGTACTATTCTCTTACGGTTTAATACAACTCCCTCCtttccgcaaaaaaaaaaatccgcaTTGATGGATATGACTAACCTCAAGCATTTGTGACCATCGGCTCAAGAATTAGATTAGAAGACAACAGACAGGCGCACTTTGTCTTTATTATGGCCACAATGTCTAGGCGGCACATCCTCCTCTCAAGCTATCTGCATGCCTGCGCACGTACTGAATACGAAGTACACCTACTTTCTGCTCGACTCTCATGATTCTTGGAGCTCGAGATCGATGGAATCTTTTTGTTGACGTTGCTGTTTGCATTGTGCTGCACAGGAGGCCGCGGTAGTGTTTTATACGGACGATTGGTAACCGAAGCGGAGTCCATGTCGGGACACCGGAACAGACCATTGCCGCGCGCCGTGCCCGATGGAATTATGGAACTCTTGGTAACTAAGGATGCACGAAAATCAAGTTGTGGATAGAGGGTTTGTCCAACTCGCATACGGGATGAACTATGACCCACTTGTTAATGACACAAGACGGACCAAACTAAAAATTTAAATGGAAACCTTACTCGTTTTATAAATAGGTATAGATTTTTCTTAGGTGCAGATGAACTATTCACCGGCTTACCgacaaagttaaaaaaatgtTTCCGTCCCAGGTCAATGAATATAGAAGCTTTCTTTGCTTAATAACCTTCTAAAATGAATTTGCGAATCATCTGTAAATCAGCAATTTAAAATAAAGTCTCCATGCGCACAAACCAATATTACGAATCAATACAACTGCAGTCTACATCTAATGGCAATGCCCCGTCCTCCCCAACAAAAGGTAACAATATTGCGCCACAgaatcatgtttttttttctttcttaatAAGGTGCAGAATCATGTATCAATTGCATGTAGGGACATAGGGTGATTGGATGAAACAAGGTACCATGATCTCGAAGAAACAGAGTATATACATCCACAGCGAAgtgcaaaaaaaatatgtcaatggTGCATGTACAAAAGCAGCAGCTTtgatttcaacattttattttgcatcgtgAACAAAACAATCTATTAGTCTAACATCTCTTGCCCGAATTAGCTGTCATATACGAACTATACAAAGCTTGGACCTCACATCCTCTACTTGAAATTGGCAAGGATATGGTTCTTCCTTTGCTATTCTTTTCCCTATTCGTCCGGGCATAGAGGTCTATACAACCATAGTAACCCTATAACATGTACAACTACCCTACGGGTGGACTTCCACAAAAAAGAGGGGGAAAACTAATGGAAAACTTGTGGGGATGTATAATACTCGCTTTCGCTGAAGAACGGTCTCAAATCCTCTTGGCACATGAACTCCGAAGGGAACGAAACAATGTGACCCCGAATGGCCTGCAACTGCTCCATAGGGTCGGCATCTGCTAGGTCTCTATCTTGTTTAGTTTCTGGTTTCTCTAGGGCAACACCCAAGTCGATGGTTGTATGTCCGATCTTCTCCTTCCGATGAGCAAAGTTTTGCCGAAATTGGTTCCTGCAGGATGTTGATCGACCAGTGAGCACAACCTTTCTCCTGAAATGGAAGAAAAACTAGGACACAGGTTCCAGATGCCTAACCTAGAATGGATGTGATCGTTGGGAACACATGAGAATACTTGTTGGTAGATCATGGTGTTCACCTGCCAAGTGTCAGTTTGTTCAGTTTGAGGGAATACAAAAAAAGTAAAAGTGCTCAGGATGTAGCAATTCTACGAACATAAAAGACAATAGAAAATTATCAGCTGATGAAACCACGACCTTCATTGGACAGGTGCAGTAACAGAATAGTCATACTCAAATGGTTATAATTAGTTAAAACAAGTTACGCCAGCTCGTCGAGTTTAAAAGTACTGCCTCAAGATACCATATATCCACTACACTCACCTTGGCAGTGGCCATCCAGATGTTCTTGTACGCTGAATCATCCACAGGATCCATAATGCAACTAACCTGAAAGAGAGAATGCACATTTGTTGTAATCAAACACAAAGAGCCCCCCATACTGTATATGCATCATGCAACACTTCCATGTCTGTCAAAACTCAAAAGCATAATCCAAACCTCTCCTGGTAGAAGACCAAGATGTTCAGCCCATAGAGACAGTCGTAGGCTGAGGGAGAACTTCCCAGCTTCCCAAGGTCTTCCATCCATTATAGAACTGACAACCTCTTTATCTTCAATAATCATACCAATCTAAAACAATAGTAAAGATGCATCATAGTGTCAATAGCAGCCTAGCAGGAGCTGGAGAAGATTACAGAGCAACCCACCTAATTGTGTCATTTGATGTTCACTAATTGCAGTTGATCATGGAAGAAAACACTCTTCAACAGCAAAATTTTCATTTTTAAAGTTCAACAGTTTTTGTCTATATGAAACTATAAAAGTCAAGCATATATATTGTACTAAAACCTTTAGGTGCATTCCTCTATTGGCCAGCTAATTACAGGAATAGTGCCCCCCAAAAAGATAATTACAAGAGTAGAATGCAATTATACATAAGCTGTAATTTCAGAAATTCATGCCTCAGAATCTCTTGATCCAAGCAAGCTTCTATCATTTATGTTAGCTGAGCCAATTAATGCAATGCGATCATCTATAATCATCAATTTACTGTGCACATATATCTGCAAAATTCAAATTGTTAGCAAAGGAAAGTACAGAAATCAACCATTGCCTCAAGCCATGAGCCCATGACCTACTATCACAGATCACTTCGCACAAGAAAATACTTTACCTGATTGGTGACCAAAGGACCCCCATCACCAAGCCTGCCATGAGCTCTAAGTCCATAAAATGAGATATAATCATGTGCCTTTGAGCCAACCACATCATATAAATTCTTAAGTATTGAATTAGGCCCTCGACAAATAGTTCTATATTGCCAATGCATAATTGCCCTCACAGATGCAGCTCCACCATCATCAATACCACCCTGAAACAAAATATGTAACTACCCAGCCACCATGAAGCATCAAAACATGTGTAATTGGTACTTTACATTACCTGAAAACCAGGTAAAAGTGGTATTACAATAATAACCCGGAAGtgctttttctccttttctgctCTAAGTATACGCCTGTATAATGCTTCTAATACACGATTCTTAATTGTATCATCTCCTGAAAGACCTGATATGAAAAACTGATTCTGCAAAGGCCAGCAGAAAGACATACATTTAGATGGAATGCCAGTCTATGCTGTAATTACGTGCATGTTCAAACTTCAAGTCTCAAATGATTCTCAAAAATGCGAATGCGATTAATTCCAAATATCAAGTGTTATTTTGAAACTTTGATCTTATGACTTAGAATCGCAAAACTGAGAAAAAAAAGCATACCTCAATGTAAACAAAATGTTCTGCCTTTTCAATGAGAGAAAAATAGGCATTGTGAATGCTTCCTTCAATTTGAGTTGTTCCTGCTGACCACGGGCCAACACTTCTAACAACCTAAGTAAAAGAAATTATTAATTGGTTAGATATATGTTGGTACAGTCAAATATAACTTTCATTATTATTTGGTATAAAAACAAGCTAATAGGACAAACATATCATCTCTGATTCACTTTAATCCAATTTGAGACTAGGACAATAGATCCAACCTGATTCTAACAAATGCCGCATGTAATAATCTGAGACAAGGATTACCATGTGTCAAACAGGAACTGTTCATGCCTATGGTCTATGgatactctttttttttatgtaaTAGAACACAGGAACATGGTCTACGTAAACAAATTGAACCACTCTAAGATTTTCCATTAAGATATTACGGAATTCATGGTGAGATTGTACtttgagacaaaaaaaaaagctacaaacatgaGGAAAGACATGTCCAGGCAAGCCTGCTTCTTTGCTGGTAAAAGAAGCAATGTTGCATTCACCTTCAATTTTAACAAACATGACATTGTCTTCTAACTAGATTTTTCTTATGCTATATCTATTCTCTGAGAAATGATTCCAGTTCTTCCATAAATCATCATGCTCAGGGTTACATTTGCAACAATGAATAACTCTAAACTGCATGAGGTATGAGAAAAAGTCATGGGCAGCTGAATCAGTAAACTATCATATCCCATTATGCAAAAATATAGCACCAAAACATTATCATATAGTTTAATCAGCAGTAAACAAAACTAACTAACCTGGCAACGACATGCTGCGCGGGGGCCAACTTCTCCAACATCAAGCACAGAGGCAACTTGGTCTCCCCGTTCTTGTGTCTCCCACCACTCCTTATCTATGTTTTGCATATCTGGTTTTGAGGTGTCATACTGTTTAGACACTGAAACCTCAGGGGAACCGACATTGTCCACAAATCCTTTCATCTGTAAATCTTGTAAAGAAAGATCTACTTTGGCCTTTCGGTTGGGCAGTGGGTGGTTCCGATTGGTTTTATTTGCGTGATCTGAAAGACCATTGTTGATATTCATACCATTCAGTGCAAAATCTCCATTTGGAAATGCATGGTGATCAGGCTCCTGTGGCAAAAGCAACGGAATGTCCTGACACGACGTTGGTGTTTTCATAGAGTTTAGCCTATCAATTTTAATATCCATGCTGAGGTTCTGTTTACTCTCTGTTTCCCCATTTGTTTCTTTGCTTGTACCCATGTAATGAGGAATTACCATGTGATGATGAGGCATCAATAATGGAATTGCTTGCTCATTTGGTGCTTTATTCCTCTGCCATAGGTGACATTGTCAAGTTCAGCAACGATGCATATGAAAAACACTCCTAAAGCAAGTAAACTGACCTTTGCATAGTTCCATCTCTGAACAAAATGCCTTGCTACATCTCTACATGCTGGACCATAAAGTGCACACTGAACATCATGCCAAGGCATGCGAGGATATTTAGTACGATCAAGCTCATCTTTCATCGTATCCTCCCAAGAATTTGGCTCGGATTCTCTTACAGAAGGTTAGAAAACAACGACAATAAGATATACAAGCTATAAAGTTTACATGAAGCATATGCAAGTATGAAGTCTGAGACAATGTCTGGACAGGAAAACTACCTAGGATTGTAGTAATCCTTTCCAGGCCATGTCGAAGGAGGAAAATCCACAACTTTATGCTCAGGCGAATCATAACGACCAAAGCACAAATCAAGGCCTCCAATATAGCATACTTGATTATCAACGATGACAATTTTTTCATGGTGAGACCTTCAAGCCATAGCAAAGAGTCAAATATAAGAATTCAGTTAACTGCTACTAACAGAGGAAATAAATACAAAGAAGTTCCCATTGTACCATAAATATATGCCAGTTGAGAAATGATCGGGGTAGCGCAGAACTTTAACATTCTCATGAATGTTAAGTAATCTTCGTTTACTGTACATGCTGTTAATTTTCAACGCAAGAGAAACTTCCTTGTACAAAAGAATGTAAATCTGCAAAATAAAATCACATTTCTTAGTTATTTTGACTTACAGATTACTGTGATAATTAAGTATCTAGCTAATTCTAGTATGTTATTCACAGAAAATGATTCACGATAAGCAAACTGTTTTCAGTTTCTAGTTGAGCAATGAAACTTAAGAGAACTGTGCATTTGGGAGCATAAATAGGAACACCTGAGTAGACAAAGTTGTCTGCATAGGCAGGCTAGAAGTAGAAATATTTACTCGGCTATACCCTAGGCATTCCGATATACGTAAAATATGCTCATCATGATGCTGCTAGGAGTTCACGTCAAGAGCAACCATTGTGAGATTAGCTCCTGGAGGACATAGTTCCTTATTGCTCAGTCAGCCGGGAAAGTGGTGGGGTATTCTTAAATGATTCGATGACAATATTGCACATTGTCTCTTAGTAGATACAAAACTTGTTACTGTCAGAAGGGAGAGAGCATCCAACCACATGCCATACAGTAGATAACTTTTTCCCCTCAAATATGCAGGAGAGGTGCATAACGTTTCATCAAAgtataaaaaaaaaactgaaaaagtCAGGGCCTTTCAGAACATTACAACATTCGTGCCGTGATTTAAGAAATGACCTCACAGGCATACAGTGGATACGCCCTCCATTTTGCTATGTATGCCCACAACCTCAGGAGTATCCGTCACAATAAGGGCACACGCAACAGTTATAGCATGATACTCTCTATAGTGCTGTCCATGTAGGTTATAGCAGGTACTATAGATCAACTACCCAACAATCTTTCTATAGCATAATTTTCTAAATTAGTGTGGAATCCACATGGTATTTGTTTAATGTTCCGAACTCATCTTCAACTTCTTCTCTCCTAGTGCTCGCCGCCCGCAGCGCCTATGCCTCTGCGCTCGCTGGCATGTTCGCCTCTGGCCCAGCAGCTTGCCGCGCGGCTGCGGAGAGCATCTTGCAGGAGCTCGGCCACGGCGCCGGCCATGGCACCTGTCCCCAAACAGGAGACCGCCTGCGCCGAACTCCACCCGCCGCTCGCCTCAGTCCGTGGCCCGCGTCGCCTCCGCGCCCGTGCCAGCCGCCGCACGCCAGTCGCGCCGCCTCAGCCCGCGGTTCGCTGGTCGGCGTCGACTCTGCGCCCacgacggccgccgctcgccagtTGTGCCACCTCCGCCGCACGACGGATCTGTTCTCGGGCCGCCGGTCGAGCGCCCGTCCTTCGCTGAGCTGCTCCCCCCACAGTGACGCTTCTCGCGCGCCGCCGACCGCAAGGTCGGCCTCGACCCGCAGTCGCGTTTTTCCCGTGCCGCCAGCCGTACGGCTGGCCTCGGCCCGCAGCCGCGCTTCTCCAGCGCAGCCGGCCGCATGCCAGCGGAGGCCGCAGCCACGCATGCTGGCTTGCTGGTATAGCGTCGTCGACGAGCTCTGCCAGGGGGCCGCGCCGGCGACATGCTTCTCCTTGACTCTGCTTGTGCTGGCCGCCGCGGCACACTCGACCCACCTGCCCGCATGGTGGGCCCCGCATGGCGTCGATCCGTGTGCTAGCAAGTGTCGCTGGCTTTGTCGACGTTTTTCTCTCTCTGTCCTCTACTCTCTCCTACATGGAGCTACTATAGTAAGGCACTATCGACCCGTCAGCCATGCCCTAAGTCCACAATGTATAACAGGTTGGATTTGTATGTTACAAGGGGCAGACATCTAATTATAAGTTGACTTTTTTGCTCCTTCTGCATCGATCTTCAATTTCCTTGGTCCGTGTGCAATCATGGCGCGCTTATATTGCGAAATGGAGCAGTAGTTTTCAATCATGGCGCACTTATATTGCGAAATGGAGCAGTAGTTTATTTATCAATTATCATGCGATACAACTAATCCTCAAATGTTTAACAGTAGCATGCCTGACACCGACTCGTTTGAATCTTGGCTATAGACAGTACCAGATATAGGTTCGAATTGGTTTTAGACCTTGACCACCCAAAAAAAACTTGTTCACTTAGATTAGGCTAAAACCTGAATAAAAAGCAAGTTCCTCCAAAATTGAGATAATGTAACAATCAATATAAAtcatcaaaagaaaaataatccAAGAAAACTTTTAAATTCAAACAATGTTCGTTAAATTAAATCCTAACTGATTTTCTTAAAGTCTGTATTACTAACCCTCACAGAaaaatgcagttttgtaaaaccaATCATACAGTTCACATTCAAACAATGTCTTAATAGATTCTCTTATTAAAAATGATAATCGAATACCTGTACGCCTTGCTTCGCCCTTGATTCCAGAAGAATATCAAGCCTAGATGATCCATGGAACTGAAAAGGGCGTCTAAGATACAATTCTGGGCACAGCCACCAGTCAGTTATAAATATCTGCATTCAGCATTTAATTATCTTCAAGACATGACAATGAAGTCAAAATGAAGCAGAAAGATTCTCACTTTATTATGTAACTAACCTCTGATTTGGCTTCCTCAATGGAAGAAGCAATAGCATCAAATGCTGCACGCCCATCTATGAACCATTGTACAACACTACCATCTTCAGTCAAGCCCCTAGGTGGTGCAAATGAACCAAAACGGTGAGGGTGACACCAGCCCTCTGGGGGCCGCCGAGCAGCATTTATTGCAGTAACCCAATCTTTTACCTTAGCTGAACTTCTTGTTCTCAATTTTATTGCCCGTCCCCCAGAAGATACCTTCCACATTCAACAGTATTTAGAAAATTAGAACAAAACACCATGTtgcttgatcagttgatcaGATAAATCAAGGCCAGCACAAGGTTGTGGTAATTtttatcatctttttttttcagctaCATAAATGCATTGCCAAAAATAGTTTCTTATAACAAAAATGCGGGCAAGTTATTTGCAATATGGAATTATGGATGGCGAAAATCACTGCGGAGGCAATGACCCACTCCATTCAGGGCGGCTCCAAATTTACTCATCACACTTCTGGCCCATCCACATATATGCAGCCCAACAGCCCATTATCAAGTCATATATCCTACATCCTCCTGAAACCCTAGTCCTATCCATTAACTGGTTCACCCCTACAGGCAGTCGCCACCGTCACCCACTCGCTCATCCATAACTATGCAGCCTGGATACACCCAGGAAGGTGTGTTTTGTGTATCGGATATGTATCCAATTTGGATGCACGTTTGGTACGTGGCTGATACGTATCCTTGCTGCATCTGAAAAAAGAATAAATATAGATACTTGGGCTGATACGTATTGGGCCAGTTGGATAAGGCCCGATGTGCACATTGCCCCACTCACCCCATATTAGCTGCGTTGCTTTAACACACACCATAGACGCATGTTTCAATTACAAAGGGGAAATATAAGAAATTGCTTTGAAGTGCTAGATAGGTTAAATTTAATCAAAGTCCTTCATACTAGTTGATAACATATTATATCAATAAACTTTTAATGTGGGATGATAGGTTAGGGACATGCTGGCTGAATTTGTCATGACAGCTCAAAAAAGTAAGACTTACAATAGTATAATTATTTATTAGTCTAAAACATTTTACAATAGTATGATTAATTATAAGTCTAAAACATTTTACAACATATCTTGCAAGACGATCCTTATACTAGATGAAATGCAGTATCCCTCTTAGGCAAGGTATAACTTCAACAATAATGGACTTTTGCATCTGTTGTATTGCTTAATAAAACATTGAGCAAGTAACACCTTGTTTCTTTGAGTGGCCTAAGACTTATTAATTGCCTGTTTTGCTTACTCTAGAAAACAAATAATCAAACTCTGTTGAAGTTGTAACAGCAGCTTAGGTACAAATGTCTCAAAACATCCAAGTTCTAGACTTAACTTAGACAAGCCACCTCCTGGTACTACCTGAAACTCATACCCAAGGACAACTGACACTGTTTATGTGAGCAACTAGGGTCCGGGGTGGCACTCACAATATTGGTTGTTTGGTTGGAGTGATATGTCAAGCTGCTAGACCAAACAATTCATAAATAGTAAAGAAGTACctcaaatccaaaatgcaacgGATTGCGTTCCTTTATCTCATTTGCTAGAGTGGCTTGGCCTTCTCCATTTCTATCAGTGCAAGGTGACACATCAAAGATGACTATGTCCAAAAGCTTAGGATCAAAGGGATCTTGGAGTAAAGCTAAGAATCCTGGCTTCAATACAGCCCAAACCTATCAAGAAGTGGTCAATTTAAACAGTTCATATACATGTCAGAATCATGTtagtaaaataaaaaatcatcaGATATTTTCAGTACCTTTTGCCAGTTACTACTGCAAAACCTAAAACAGCAGGATGAACAGCATCTTCCTTTACTGCCCATCTCAATTTTTGGCAAGTGCCTTACTGTAACATAATCTTCCTTTAGCTTCGGCCCATATTCTGGCAGAAATGATAACAATGAAACTTCCAGAAATTTGCAAACCTGCATTTTCACAGATGTTATGGCCTAAACGAAAATGAGCAACAGGATGATACCTCCTAACTGATTCAGGCACAATGTTTTGTTTAACCTTCTCTATAAAACTACCATGATGATTTGTACCGGAAGTCCAGAACAGGGCTTTTATTACCTCTCTTGAGTTGACAATATCCAAGTTTCCCAGGAAATGGTTCAAGTATTCTTGCATGGCAACCTTTGCACGATCAGAAACGGATTGCTGACGACCAAGTGCTGGTCGAATAACAGGCAAGACAGCCCTTGAAGGAACATTTCTGCAACAACAGTTCATGTATGCATATGAATATGTATGGGAAGCCAGCTGCTCTAATAAGATACGATATAATTGCTAaagttttcctttctcttttagTTCAATATCAGGTGAACATTGTAAACAAGGCCACCAAGTTACCTATTTTTTATAGAGTGTTCATCATGTTGTGAAGGAACATGCACATCATcggcttcatcatcatcatgtacAACTGGCATATGCTCCCCGATTCCCAAATTTTGAAGCCATTCTTTGACCttgaattaaaaaataaagatTAAGTGAATTATTCATCACTGAAAATAAAGCTTTCACACAAAATAATATCATGCCAAGTAGAATTGACAGTAAAAAAGGGATGTCCGATGTAGTCAGGTTGATCAGCAAAAGCCCTCATTTAGAAGGTACACTAGCATTGCATAGCTACATCATTGGAAGGCATGTGTTGGCCCAAGCAAGTCAAACGACAGCAAACATAGTGAAATACACCCGTAACCAGAAGCCACTCATAAATGGTTGTAAAATAAATAATTTTGCCAAGAAAAAGGTGCATGAGTTCTACCATTATGACAGGTATTTGTAATGTGCAGTAACAA
This genomic interval carries:
- the LOC120673765 gene encoding phospholipase D zeta 1-like isoform X2 codes for the protein MTGEEELGGHRYFRMPPEPPEPPEPEGLAAAASFRLPESARVFDELPRARIVGVSRPDAGDITPMLLSYTIEVHYKQFRWHLYKKASQVLYLHFALKRRAFLEEFHEKQEQVKEWLQNLGIGEHMPVVHDDDEADDVHVPSQHDEHSIKNRNVPSRAVLPVIRPALGRQQSVSDRAKVAMQEYLNHFLGNLDIVNSREVCKFLEVSLLSFLPEYGPKLKEDYVTVRHLPKIEMGSKGRCCSSCCFRFCSSNWQKVWAVLKPGFLALLQDPFDPKLLDIVIFDVSPCTDRNGEGQATLANEIKERNPLHFGFEVSSGGRAIKLRTRSSAKVKDWVTAINAARRPPEGWCHPHRFGSFAPPRGLTEDGSVVQWFIDGRAAFDAIASSIEEAKSEIFITDWWLCPELYLRRPFQFHGSSRLDILLESRAKQGVQIYILLYKEVSLALKINSMYSKRRLLNIHENVKVLRYPDHFSTGIYLWSHHEKIVIVDNQVCYIGGLDLCFGRYDSPEHKVVDFPPSTWPGKDYYNPRESEPNSWEDTMKDELDRTKYPRMPWHDVQCALYGPACRDVARHFVQRWNYAKRNKAPNEQAIPLLMPHHHMEPDHHAFPNGDFALNGMNINNGLSDHANKTNRNHPLPNRKAKVDLSLQDLQMKGFVDNVGSPEVSVSKQYDTSKPDMQNIDKEWWETQERGDQVASVLDVGEVGPRAACRCQVVRSVGPWSAGTTQIEGSIHNAYFSLIEKAEHFVYIENQFFISGLSGDDTIKNRVLEALYRRILRAEKEKKHFRVIIVIPLLPGFQGGIDDGGAASVRAIMHWQYRTICRGPNSILKNLYDVVGSKAHDYISFYGLRAHGRLGDGGPLVTNQIYVHSKLMIIDDRIALIGSANINDRSLLGSRDSEIGMIIEDKEVVSSIMDGRPWEAGKFSLSLRLSLWAEHLGLLPGEVSCIMDPVDDSAYKNIWMATAKVNTMIYQQVFSCVPNDHIHSRNQFRQNFAHRKEKIGHTTIDLGVALEKPETKQDRDLADADPMEQLQAIRGHIVSFPSEFMCQEDLRPFFSESEYYTSPQVFH
- the LOC120673765 gene encoding phospholipase D zeta 1-like isoform X3, with amino-acid sequence MTGEEELGGHRYFRMPPEPPEPPEPEGLAAAASFRLPESARVFDELPRARIVGVSRPDAGDITPMLLSYTIEVHYKQFRWHLYKKASQVLYLHFALKRRAFLEEFHEKQEQVKEWLQNLGIGEHMPVVHDDDEADDVHVPSQHDEHSIKNRNVPSRAVLPVIRPALGRQQSVSDRAKVAMQEYLNHFLGNLDIVNSREVCKFLEVSLLSFLPEYGPKLKEDYVTVRHLPKIEMGSKGRCCSSCCFRFCSSNWQKVWAVLKPGFLALLQDPFDPKLLDIVIFDVSPCTDRNGEGQATLANEIKERNPLHFGFEVSSGGRAIKLRTRSSAKVKDWVTAINAARRPPEGWCHPHRFGSFAPPRGLTEDGSVVQWFIDGRAAFDAIASSIEEAKSEIFITDWWLCPELYLRRPFQFHGSSRLDILLESRAKQGVQIYILLYKEVSLALKINSMYSKRRLLNIHENVKVLRYPDHFSTGIYLWSHHEKIVIVDNQVCYIGGLDLCFGRYDSPEHKVVDFPPSTWPGKDYYNPRESEPNSWEDTMKDELDRTKYPRMPWHDVQCALYGPACRDVARHFVQRWNYAKRNKAPNEQAIPLLMPHHHMVIPHYMGTSKETNGETESKQNLSMDIKIDRLNSMKTPTSCQDIPLLLPQEPDHHAFPNGDFALNGMNINNGLSDHANKTNRNHPLPNRKAKVDLSLQDLQMKGFVDNVGSPEVSVSKQYDTSKPDMQNIDKEWWETQERGDQVASVLDVGEVGPRAACRCQVVRSVGPWSAGTTQIEGSIHNAYFSLIEKAEHFVYIENQFFISGLSGDDTIKNRVLEALYRRILRAEKEKKHFRVIIVIPLLPGFQGGIDDGGAASVRAIMHWQYRTICRGPNSILKNLYDVVGSKAHDYISFYGLRAHGRLGDGGPLVTNQIYVHSKLMIIDDRIALIGSANINDRSLLGSRDSEA
- the LOC120673765 gene encoding phospholipase D zeta 1-like isoform X1 gives rise to the protein MTGEEELGGHRYFRMPPEPPEPPEPEGLAAAASFRLPESARVFDELPRARIVGVSRPDAGDITPMLLSYTIEVHYKQFRWHLYKKASQVLYLHFALKRRAFLEEFHEKQEQVKEWLQNLGIGEHMPVVHDDDEADDVHVPSQHDEHSIKNRNVPSRAVLPVIRPALGRQQSVSDRAKVAMQEYLNHFLGNLDIVNSREVCKFLEVSLLSFLPEYGPKLKEDYVTVRHLPKIEMGSKGRCCSSCCFRFCSSNWQKVWAVLKPGFLALLQDPFDPKLLDIVIFDVSPCTDRNGEGQATLANEIKERNPLHFGFEVSSGGRAIKLRTRSSAKVKDWVTAINAARRPPEGWCHPHRFGSFAPPRGLTEDGSVVQWFIDGRAAFDAIASSIEEAKSEIFITDWWLCPELYLRRPFQFHGSSRLDILLESRAKQGVQIYILLYKEVSLALKINSMYSKRRLLNIHENVKVLRYPDHFSTGIYLWSHHEKIVIVDNQVCYIGGLDLCFGRYDSPEHKVVDFPPSTWPGKDYYNPRESEPNSWEDTMKDELDRTKYPRMPWHDVQCALYGPACRDVARHFVQRWNYAKRNKAPNEQAIPLLMPHHHMVIPHYMGTSKETNGETESKQNLSMDIKIDRLNSMKTPTSCQDIPLLLPQEPDHHAFPNGDFALNGMNINNGLSDHANKTNRNHPLPNRKAKVDLSLQDLQMKGFVDNVGSPEVSVSKQYDTSKPDMQNIDKEWWETQERGDQVASVLDVGEVGPRAACRCQVVRSVGPWSAGTTQIEGSIHNAYFSLIEKAEHFVYIENQFFISGLSGDDTIKNRVLEALYRRILRAEKEKKHFRVIIVIPLLPGFQGGIDDGGAASVRAIMHWQYRTICRGPNSILKNLYDVVGSKAHDYISFYGLRAHGRLGDGGPLVTNQIYVHSKLMIIDDRIALIGSANINDRSLLGSRDSEIGMIIEDKEVVSSIMDGRPWEAGKFSLSLRLSLWAEHLGLLPGEVSCIMDPVDDSAYKNIWMATAKVNTMIYQQVFSCVPNDHIHSRNQFRQNFAHRKEKIGHTTIDLGVALEKPETKQDRDLADADPMEQLQAIRGHIVSFPSEFMCQEDLRPFFSESEYYTSPQVFH